A stretch of the Chelonoidis abingdonii isolate Lonesome George chromosome 11, CheloAbing_2.0, whole genome shotgun sequence genome encodes the following:
- the LOC116833840 gene encoding inositol-trisphosphate 3-kinase C-like translates to MKQRDRSPPRNKPWKKLKSMVHWSPFVVSFNKRYPWVQLAGHAGNFKAGDYGRILKKLCPREQQCLERLMRDSLRPHVPTYFGLAQRDGECYNQMEDLLAGFEMPCIMDCKMGVRTYLEEELEQARQQPRLRRDKHVRRWWRSDPGAPNRRGAPLSALAQARYNAIGGRRLAPSADAIGFRIRSIKTNYLERLKELRAALEQSEFFNTHEVVGSSLLFVHDRTGLAKVWMIDFGKTVPLAGEQTLTHRLPWVEGNREEGYLWGLDNLITIFSTMEQD, encoded by the exons ATGAAGCAGCGGGACAGGAGCCCCCCCCGG AACAAGCCGTGGAAGAAACTCAAGAGCATGGTCCACTGGTCACCTTTCGTCGTGTCCTTCAACAAGCGCTACCCATGGGTGCAGCTGGCCGGCCATGCgg ggAATTTCAAAGCCGGGGACTATGGGCGGATCCTGAAGAAGCTCTGCCCGCGGGAGCAGCAGTGCCTGGAGCGCCTCATGCGGGACTCGCTGCGCCCCCACGTGCCCACCTACTTCGGGCTGGCGCAGCGGGACGGCGAGTGCTACAACCAGATGGAGGATCTGCTGGCCGGCTTCGAGATGCCCTGCATCATGGATTGCAAGATGGGGGTCAG GACgtacctggaggaggagctggagcaggcccGGCAGCAGCCCCGGCTGCGCCGTGACAAACATGTAAGAAGATGGTGGCGGTCGGATCCAGGGGCGCCCAACCGCCGAGGAGCACCGCTCAGCGCGCTGGCTCAAGCCCGCTACAATGCAATTGGAGGGAGGCGCTTAGCTCCAAGTGCCGACGCTATAGGCTTCCGCATTCGAAGCATCAAG acAAACTACCTGGAGCGCTTGAAGGAGCTGCGGGCGGCACTGGAGCAGTCCGAGTTCTTCAACACCCATGAG GTGGTGGGGAGCTCTCTGCTTTTTGTCCATGACCGGACGGGATTGGCCAAGGTCTGGATGATCGACTTCGGCAAGACGGTGCCGCTGGCCGGGGAGCAGACGCTGACGCATCGGCTGCCGTGGGTGGAGGGGAACCGGGAGGAAGGCTACCTCTGGGGGCTGGACAATCTCATCACCATCTTCAGCACCATGGAGCAGGACTGA